TTGCCTTGCTTTCAGCGCTTTATACCATCTATGGCGGGCTCGCGATTGCAGCGTGGACTGATGCAATTCAAGTAGTGTTTCTTGTTTCGGGTGGATTGCTGATTACGCTCATTGGTTTAAACACTTTAGGTGACGGGAGCATTATATTTGGTTTTGGAAAACTTTTAGAATCTGCACCTGAGAAATTTCATATGGTGCTTGAAGCCAACCATCCAGAATTGCCTTGGATTGGTGTGTTTATTGGAGGGATGTGGATGGCTAATATCGGATATTGGGGGTGCAATCAATACATCACACAAAGAACACTTGCCGCCAAAAGCCTGAAGGAGGCTCAAAAAGGGATTATCCTTGCTGCGGTATTAAAAATTATTATGCCGCTTATTGTAGTGTTGCCCGGTATCATAGCATTTGCACTTTATGGCAATACAATTGCTAAGCCCGACGAAGCGTTTCCAACTTTGGTAAAAAATCTTGCGCCTTCAGGGGCCGTTGGGTTAATTTTTGCCGCATTGATTGCTGCAATCGTCTCTTCACTCAATTCGATGACAAACAGTGCGGCAACGCTTTTTACAATTGACATTTACAAATCAAACTTTAAGAAGGACGCAAGTGAAAAGGAATTGGTTTGGATTGGCCGAGTGGTAAGTGCGTCTGTTCTTTTAATTGCCATCGTAATGGCTCCGCAGTTAAAAAATCTATCACAAGCCTTTCAGTTCATACAAGAGTACACTGGCTTTGTAACACCGGGCGTTGTGGTGATTTTCCTTTTTGGATTGTTTTGGAAAAAGGCCACTTCCAGCTCTGCTCGGTGGGCGGCATTGCTTACCATTCCGTTATCGCTTGGATTTAAAATTCTTTTCCCTGAATTAGCCTTTTTGAACCGAATGGGAATTGTGTTTTTAGCCTTAGCAATTGTCATTGTGATGATCACGCTTCTTGAAAAAAGGGGAAATGATGAAAAAGCCATACGAATCAATCCTCAAACATTCAATACAGACGGGGTTTTTAACATCAGCGCATTACTGGTGCTTGGGGTAATCGGCGCGCTCTATTTGTACTTTTGGTAAAAGAAGTTAAGCGATGAACCGAAACGACTACTTAATTTCTGAAAAGTTAAAATCTCCGGGTTTAATTCTTCAAGCGCTAAAGCGTTTGCAGAGCGAAGTTCGCAAAGAAGGAAGAAAACAATTTAATGAATGGAAACCAACCATTCATCGAAAGGAATTTGAATTCAGCGCGAAAAATTTTGCAGAATATTTAGCGCTTCGCAGAAGAGATTTGCGTCATCTTCAAGCAGCGCTTATCCCCTTAGGCCTTTCCTCATTAGGGAGAAGTGAAGCGCGGGTAATGCCAAATCTTGAAGCGGTTATCGCGGCACTTTCTGCAATGATTTCAAAGGCTAATGCGCTAACTGCCCCAAAGCAAGAAGATTTTCTAAAAGGAAGTTTAAGGCTTGAAGCCAATGCCGACGACATTCTTGGTAAGGCACCGGATCGCAGGAATGTGAGAATGATGATTACGCTCCCATCCGACGCAGCTAAAAACTATTCATTGGTTTCCAAACTTCTTGAAAAGGGGATGAATATTGCTCGTATAAACTGCGCACATGATTCAGAGGAAGAATGGAGCAAAATGATTGCGCATATACGCCGTGCTGAGAAATCGCTTGGGCTCACTTGCAAAATTTTTATGGATTTAGGTGGACCGAAAGTGAGAACAGGAGAAATCGTTGATAAACGAACGCGTGATAAGGGTAAACAGGATGTCATCGCGAAAGGAGAACTTATATTTCTATATGGGAATAAACCAAGAGCTAAGAACAATGAAACCCTGCAAGTGGCATGTGCAATCCCCGAAATCTTGCCCTCGATTGGAGTAGGTCATCAAGTGTGGATTGATGATGGTCATATTGGAAGTGTGGTTGAAGAGAAAAGGGATGAAGGTTTGATTTTACGTGTTACGAATGTAGAGGCCAAAGGAAGAAAAGTTAAATCAGATAAGGGATTAAACTTCCCCGATTCAACGCTCTCGATATCACCGTTAACCTCCAAAGATCTCAATGACCTTAATTTTATCTGCAAAAATGCAGATGCAATAAACTACTCTTTTGTGCAATCTGCAGAAGATGTGCTGGCTTTGCAAAATGAAATTTCAACACGACTTCATCAGGCAAAGCGAAACGGGAAGATTTTAAAAAAGAACAACATGTTACCGATTGGTATGATTGCCAAAATCGAAACCAAAAGAGCGGTCGAAAATCTTCCTGAAATCATTATTCAAGGTGCCGGTAATCAACCATTTGGAGTGATGATTGCTCGTGGCGATTTGGCCGTCGAAATTGGGTATCAACGAATTGCTGAAATTCAAGAAGAACTGCTGTGGTTATGTGAAGCGGCTCATGTTCCGGTCATTTGGGCGACACAAGTGCTTGAGAGTTTGGTAAAAAAAGGGATTCCATCTCGCGCTGAAATCACGGATGCCGCAATGTCGGAACGAGCCGAATGCGTCATGTTGAATAAGGGAGATTACATTCTAGAAGCGATTGAAATTTTGGACAATGTGCTCATGAGAATGGGTCAGCATCAAACCAAAAAAATGCCGCAACTTCGCGAACTCTATTCTTGGAGGAATTAACCCGAAGAGAAAATAAATCAAAACGGGCGAGTGATTTTCGCCCGTTTTTCTTTTTTGCACTTCACCTGTTACCAAGGAAGCTCACTTTCTAAATGAAGATACTTCCCATTGGGAGAGTCTTTTCCTGCAAGCGCTAAATCGACACTTGTTTTTGACCCTTCGGTGACATTCATCGGGGCGGCGTCGGTTCCCATATCAGTCTTTACCCAACCCGGGTGTGCTGCATTAACACGGATATTGGTTCCTTGAAGTTCGTGAGCCAGATGAATCGTGTACATATTTAATGCAGCTTTGGAAGTGTTATAAGCAAAAGTCTTCGTTTCATAAATCGGTGAACCGGGGGTTGCATGTAAAGTTAAAGAACCCAAAATGCTGGTAAGGTTTACAATTCGGCCGGCGTCGCTTTTGCGAATGAGTGGAAGCAAAGTATGAGTTAGATGAACAAGGCCAAAAAAATTGGTTTCAAAAGTTTCACGAAGTATTTCTTGTGAAATCGTGCTCGTCGTATTTTTTGACCAAGTGTGATCTTCAATTTGGATTCCGGCATTATTAACCAGAATATCAAGTCTTCCGTGTGAACTTTCGAGCATTGATTTGAGTGCAGAAAAGTGTGCTGGGTTGGTCATATCAAGTGGAACGAATGTTACATCAAGACCCAAGGCGCGAAGCGATTCCGCGGCTTTCTGACCTCTCGCCTCATCACGAGAGCCTAAATAAACCTTGACGCCCTTTTCTGCAAGTTGCTTGACGGTTTCTAATCCGATGCCTTTATTTGCCCCGGTAACCAATGCGATTTTTTGTGAAGACATAGTTGTAGTTCGATGAATTAAAAAAATTATTTTTTTTCTTTATCACTCTTCCCCAGCCCTATCAGCCAACCCAAGAGAAAAGAGAAAACACTAATTATTACTGAGCCAAAGCAGGCAGTCCAAAAACTTTGAACGCGAAATCCTTCAATAACTGCCGATGCAAAGTAAAGAAAAGCTCCGTTAATGATGACAATAAGCAGACCAAGCGAAAGAATCACAAGAGGCATAGAAAAGAAGAGGATAATTGGCCGAACGATTGCATTGAAGAGGCCCATCACAAAGGCTACTGCCATCGCAGCCCAAAAGTTATCAACTTCGATGCCTTTAATGAAAAGTGCAGTGATATAAATGGCCGAGGCACTAACGAGCCAATGAAGTAAGATGCGGGTCATTTAGTTTGAAAGGCTGAATCATAAATTTCTAAGAACTTGTCTGTCATATATGACTGCGTAAAATACGGATTCGTTTTATGGTATGCTTGTTCCCCAAAAGAAATACGAAGGGAGGGATTTTCGATAAGCGAGATCAAACGAGCCTCTAAAATTGAAATTGTTTCATCGTTAACCGGTGAGGCGGGAATTAGAAACCCATTCAACCCATCAGAAATGACTTCCGCAGCGCCATCAAGATTAAAAGAAACCAAGGGTTTTTTCAGTGCCATTGCTTCTTGAAACACAGTTGGAAGTCCCTCGTGCAGTGACGTGTGACATATAATATCGGAGAGCTGTAGCAACTCCACAACCCGCTCCGGAGGCACAACACCAGTTAAAATCACATGCTGGGAGAGATTATTTTTTGTGACGATTTCTTTAATCCTAGGTAAGTAATCGCCTCCCCCAACAAAAAGAAATTTTACCTCAGGATGCGATTTTACAATACTTGGGGCAGCTTGCAGAATAAACGCTTGCCCTTTCAATTCAGTAATTCGGGAGACATTGGTAATGACCACATCATTCTGATGAATACCTAAACTATTTCCGAATTTCTCGCGTAATCTTTCCTTTGAATCTAGTGAATGAGAGAAAAATTTATTTTGAATTGAATTAAACACAACCGTGTATTGCTCAGGTTTTCCAATCCCTGCAGAAAGATGAGCATTAATCATTGTTTGACATACACTGATCACTTTCGTGGTGAAACGGATCACCAACCTTTCCAAGAATATGAAAACGAATCGAAGTATAGGATGCTGAAACCGGTGAAAGGATAGTAAATGAAGAGAATGAAAAATGGTTGGAACATTGGCAATATAGGCTGCAAGCCTACCTAAAATTCCTGCTTTTGCAGTATGGGTATGAACCACATCGAAAGAGCCGCTTTTGATAAAACGAATCAGTTGAAAAAGAGTGAGGAGATCTTTAATTGGGGAAACTTCCTTTACAAAATTGGGAAGTACGGTTACCTTTAAGCCGCGAGCATTTGCTTCTTGAAACAAATCCCCTTCGGAAGAAATATTTTTTCCAGTAACAATTTCTACTTCGTACCCGCGAAGTTTTAATCCACTAGCGATATTAATCATTGAAGCCGTTGCCCCGCCGATACTAAAGACGGTAATAATCTGTAGGATTCTTTTCGGTGAAGGTGCTGCTGAATGATTGGTCATTGATTATCGAAAACGGCTTCTAAGAATTCGGCCCAATTGTTTGAACCCTGAAACAAAATCTTGTCCCAAATAAATAGATACGGGTTTCCCGTTAAATTGATTGGAAATGGATTCCCCTGTGGCAATATCAATCAGTGGCTTGAGTTGAATTTTCCCCGGATACGGGTCGCAAGTGAGAGGGGTGTAATACATACAGTTTTCAAAGTAGTAATGAGTCACTTGGCTGAACCGAGTTCGAGAAGGGTTTTTAATGGGATTGCCGCCGTGAAATAAATTCGAAGCCCAAATGAGAGCCTCGCCTTTTTTGAGGTGGAGTTCCTTTTTGGCAAAGCCTTGATGGTCAATAAATGATTCAATAAAAGACTCGTAATAGCCATAATGCTCAGGCTGCGATGAATGTTGAATGGCTCGGCCTTCACGCCCAATATCAAACATTTCATAAACCGGGAGTCGATGGCTTCCCTCATAATAGTGCAATGCGCCGTTTTCCGAATCAGTGTCTTCAAAAGCAACCCAAACGCCGCACATAAAACCACGCGGGTAACAATTAAAGTGTATGGTATCGCTATGTGTTTTTTGCTCGGTTCCAATTGGAAAATTAAGGGTCTGAAAAGGAATCGGACGGCGCTGATACAAGAGGCGTAGAACCTCCATAATTTTGGGTGCTGCAGCAATCGCTTTGATTGAGGCGTTTTTACGCCAAGCATCCATTACGCGTCGTTCAAGAATTTTTCCTTCCGAAGAAACGCAAGCTACTTTTGTCGCTTCAATTGCTGCCTCTATCGTCTTCAAATCGATTTCAGGTTGAATGACAAGAAATCCTTTTTGAGCAAACTCACGAATTAAAGAATTTTGAGAGTCATTGAGTTTTAATGCCTCAAGGGCACGGCTAAACAACGGTTCAGGTAAATCGGTGAGAGGAATATTCGGTGTAATCGGCGGCATTAATTCAACTGGCTTAGTATTTATTTAAGGAAATCATAATTCGAAGGATTGCATTATCAATAATAGAATTGCGTTTTAATTGCCGATTAAAGAGTAATCGAAATCGACCCAAAACACTGCTTTTGCCTAAGAGAAAAAGCTCGAGAAGGCGCTTGTTTTCAGGCATAAGGCGCGAACCAAAAATACTGTAAAATGTCGTTGCCTGCCCGCTTATCTTAAAAATAACACTTTTGCCATTTCTAAAACTCTTCCAATGCCGTTTCATTTTACCGATAAATGTTGATGTTGTTCCAACGACATTCGACTGATGCTGTCGGTACTTCACATAACTTTGCGGGTCATAAATCACCTTTCCAAAAGCAGAAACAACCAAGTAAATCCACCAATCATGCATAATGACTTGATCAGGCAATTGGCTCAAGATTAATTGACGCGCTGCTTGATTAATCACAACCGTACATCCGGTTGCTATGTTTTGAACCAAAGCATTATGAAATCCTACGGTATGATAAACCGGAGAAAATGCTAAGTGCGTGAGCGACTCGGAGACAATCTCAAAGCGAGAGCAATACATCGCCGGCGTATCAGATTGAATAACTTTCAGCTTAAGAATCGAGTCTTCAATTTTAAAAGGATCCCAAACATCATCTTGATCTGAAAAGGCGATATAATCGTACTCGTCAAGAGGCTTTGCGAGCAGAGAAAAAAAACTTTGAGCCGCGCCAAGATTTTGTTCTTGAAATAATGTTGTCTGAGAGTGTTCTGAAGAAAACGATTCAAGAAGGGAAAGCGTGTTATCGCTCGAGCCGTCGTCACGGATAAAAATATCAATTGGGGTATATGTTTGAGAAAGAATACTGTTCAACTGCTCAAGCAGAAACCTTTCCCCATTGTATGTCGAAAGAAGAACGGCGACTTTAGGCTTCATACAAAAGCAACGACTTAACTTTTAATTCCGAGAATGACATGATCTTGCCCACCTTTGTGAGTAAAGACAATTCGCAATTGAAGGTAATTGAAGAGTTCTTTCATTAACCCCATATCAAAGATATGATGATGTAGCCCACGATAAGTAAAATTGGCTTCGCTTCGCGCTTTGAAGGAAGCAAAATCTCCGGCTAAGGGATCGCGGGAGAGATCATGCAGAGAAAGAATTTCTTCTAAGTGTGTCATATCGGTTTCAGGCATATTCGCGGCCTCATCTTGTAATAGATGATGAAATGAAGTAACGGGGCGACGGTGGTCAAAGCAGTAATCTTTATTTGGAACAGCAACTAAAATCGCGCCTTGGGGTTTCACAACACGAATCCATTCTCTAAGGGCTTTTATCGGATTTGCAATATGCTCAAGGCAATTTGATGAAATAAGAAAATCATACGATTGCGTTGAAATATGGGTGAGATCGCTCGCTTCAGAAATAAATTGTTTCCCTTCTCGGCCGGGATGAAATTGATAAGGCTTTTCGTTGGAAAGCGCACCTTCCCACATTGTTTCGGATGAGAAATTGCAACCATCCAAACCACCTATAAGCGGGTAAATCGGAAGTGGTTCATTGGGTCGAAAGATTTGGCTTGGGCCGCCGATTTCAATTCCCGACTTTCCTTGGAAATAACCGAGATGTTCCTTGAAATTTGGCAAGATGGCTTTGCCAAATATCTTAGTTAAAATTTTTTGATAGACACCCGAAAGACCTTGATTTTTCAGCAGAAGCGAAATCCGATCAATAGAATTCATACTTTTGAAATGTTTTCAAGGAGTTTTTCAACAGAGCGCTCCCAATCAAAATTTGAAATGCATTTCAAGGCATTTTCCACGAGAGAAAAGCGAAATGAAGAATCCAATATAAGCTTTCGGATTTGAAGCGTAAGCTGATGAGGGTTTTGAATCGGAGATAAAAGCGCATTGACCCCATCTTCCGCATAAGCCGCGATTCCCCCGTGATTCGTCGATACAAGAGCCGCGCCACAAGCCATTGATTCAAGACCCGGCAATCCCCAACCTTCAAAATGTGAGGCGGTGACAAATATCATCGATTGATTGTACAGGGTTACCAAAGTTTCAAAGTCGGGTCGAAAGTGATAGTGAACCCAATTGGGCAAATCAGGTGATTTTGTGCTTCCAAAAGCCCAGATCGGAATATGTGGAAATTCGCGATGAATTTCTATAAGTGCAGCAATCGCATCACGGGTTCCCTTAAACAATTCAGGTCGAAACGGAAACCCGATGGCATTTCTCGATAAAGCATTCACGGGATTTCTTAAGCGAAAAAGAGTTAAATCAATTCCATTGGGCTGCATCGCAAAAACCCGACCTCCGGATTCTAAAATCATAGTCTCGCAAGCCGGCGAAATGGGAAGATTATGTTGCTTGCCGCGAAATGTTTGTTGCATCTGCTCCTTAAGTAACGGAGAAGCTGAACGGTACAATTCATAATCTTGGACCAAATAATAAAGGTTGCCTTTGCTTTGAGGAAAAACAGAGGCCTTTTCTGTGGTTTGCCAGTATGTTGAGATAATGACGTCGGCGCTTGAGATAAAAAGGAAATGATAAAAAGGAATCCATTTTAATTTGACTTCCGGAGAAATCTGAAACCATCCACTTGGTTGATAGGTCCCTTTTAAATGAATCAAGCGTGTCAGAAAATGTGCAAATCGCCAATGAAATGGGGCACTCATATCCGGTGTATGATAAAGCGTAACCTCATGACCGCGCTTGACCAATCGATTTGCATACTCATAAGCCACCATAATGCCGCCAATGGGAATCTCACCGCTATTGGGCAATAAAAAATGAATCTTCATTGGCGAAAAAGTTTTATCGAGAAACCAAATTGCTTTACCGCAATCGCAAACCATACGAAAACAATAACTTCTGTGATGAAGTAAATACAGGCAGTCGCGAGTCCAAAAAAGTAGGGCACAAAAATTAATGAAGAAACCAATGAGAAAATCCCCGATGCAAAAATAACTTTCGTAAAGGTGCGCTCTTGACCAATGTTTAATAGAATCTGAGTTCCGAAGATATTATCTGCAAATATGGTGAAGGGTAAAAAAGAAAGAATTCGAAGAAGTAAAGCAGCTTCTGGAATAAAATTTCCGGTTGCCAAATAGACAATCCACTCCGCAAGAGAAAATACAATTACTGAAAGAGAGAAAAAGAAAATTGACCCTCCGATTAAGACTTTTCTTAAAAATTGAAGCGCACTCTCTTTCGAATTCGAAAAAAGACGGGCAGAGTGAGGAAAAATGGCTTGTGTAATGGGCGTCGAAAGCATAACAAAAGCACGAACAATTCGCTCTGCAATGGAATACAACCCAACCTGCTCCATTGACCCAAAAAGGCCTAGAATGAATGTGTTTGAATTGTTAAACAAAGATGCCCCGGCCATTGAAAAGAAAACCACTTTCCCTTTTTGCAAGGCTTGAAAAATATCGGTCGAATTCGGTAAAATAATCGAAAGGGGTTTTAACCTAAATGAATAATAAAACCCTAAAGCGCCCGGAATAATGCTGCTTAGACTAAAAAAAAGAGACGCCAATCGAACATCCAAAGGCTCTTGAACAAAAAAAAGAATACAAACAACATATAAAACTCTACCCGATACTTGGAGCAAGGTAATGATGCGCATTTTTTCGATTCCTTGAAAAAACCAAATGGGAAAAAAAACCGACCCAACAAGTGAGAGCGAAGTCAGCAGAATGACTTCGCGATAAAGCGAAAGTTTGGGATGAAATAGAATGAGTATAATGAGCAATGCTTCGCTCATCAGGAAGAGAAGAAACTTTGTTGCAATCGTTGTCGAAAAAATTTTTGAAAGAGCGGTCGAATTTTCCCTTTGAATCGAAATCTGTTGGGTTGCCGAAAGATTAAATCCGTAGTCGGTAAGCAAAGTAAAATATTGCACGACCGATTGTGCAAAAACAAAAACACCGAAAGTTTCAGCACCTAAAACGCGCGTCAAATAGGGAAAGGTTACAAAGGGGAGTACATATCCTGCCATTTGAAGAAAGAAAAGGGCGCCTGCATTTTCGATAAGGCTTTGATATCTGACATGAAATTCAGATAATTTTTTTTGGAGGGATTTCAGATTCATAAAAAGGAGGAAAAGCATAAGGTGATGAGGATTACAGGTAAAAACTTTTTCAATGCATTCCTTCGAAATGATTGAAACAGATCTTTTATGAGCCGAAGGTGGGAGAGGAAAATTTCGAAAGGCGCGGAAAGCAACGAAAATTCCTTCATCAAAAACCGAATATACACAGGCAGATATTCAAAGAGACGATGTTGAATGTAACGGTAAACCTCAATCACTTTTGTATCGATGATATGATTTCGATGATGAGGAAAAAGAGGAAAAAAAACAGGGAGGTGATGCTTCCATTTTTCAATAAACCGAAGATGATATTTCTTCTGATCAGTATTGTAGCTGCCGAAAGAAAAATGGGTAACATCCCACTTTGTACATGCAAAAACTTGATGAGTCTTCAACACTTGCATTGAAAAATCCATATCATATAGATGAAAAAAATCAAATGTTTTTTCATCAAACGGGTGCTGAAGGCAGACCTCTTTTGGCGCAATCATAAAGCAGCCATCCACCGCAGCAACGCGAAAAAAATCGAGTACGCCATCCGGCTTCCAAGAATGAT
The window above is part of the Chloroherpetonaceae bacterium genome. Proteins encoded here:
- a CDS encoding solute:sodium symporter family transporter, translated to MQLSTLDYFVFGFYFLVIIGAGLAVLKFKKNENSEDYFLAGRSLPWWVIGSSLIASNISAEQFIGMSGSGFASGLAIASYEWLAAVTLLIVGKYFLPIFLEKKIYTMPEFLELRFDHTVRTGLAGFWLMVYVFVNLTSVMYLGALTMQTVLGIDLMMGIIGLALLSALYTIYGGLAIAAWTDAIQVVFLVSGGLLITLIGLNTLGDGSIIFGFGKLLESAPEKFHMVLEANHPELPWIGVFIGGMWMANIGYWGCNQYITQRTLAAKSLKEAQKGIILAAVLKIIMPLIVVLPGIIAFALYGNTIAKPDEAFPTLVKNLAPSGAVGLIFAALIAAIVSSLNSMTNSAATLFTIDIYKSNFKKDASEKELVWIGRVVSASVLLIAIVMAPQLKNLSQAFQFIQEYTGFVTPGVVVIFLFGLFWKKATSSSARWAALLTIPLSLGFKILFPELAFLNRMGIVFLALAIVIVMITLLEKRGNDEKAIRINPQTFNTDGVFNISALLVLGVIGALYLYFW
- a CDS encoding pyruvate kinase yields the protein MNRNDYLISEKLKSPGLILQALKRLQSEVRKEGRKQFNEWKPTIHRKEFEFSAKNFAEYLALRRRDLRHLQAALIPLGLSSLGRSEARVMPNLEAVIAALSAMISKANALTAPKQEDFLKGSLRLEANADDILGKAPDRRNVRMMITLPSDAAKNYSLVSKLLEKGMNIARINCAHDSEEEWSKMIAHIRRAEKSLGLTCKIFMDLGGPKVRTGEIVDKRTRDKGKQDVIAKGELIFLYGNKPRAKNNETLQVACAIPEILPSIGVGHQVWIDDGHIGSVVEEKRDEGLILRVTNVEAKGRKVKSDKGLNFPDSTLSISPLTSKDLNDLNFICKNADAINYSFVQSAEDVLALQNEISTRLHQAKRNGKILKKNNMLPIGMIAKIETKRAVENLPEIIIQGAGNQPFGVMIARGDLAVEIGYQRIAEIQEELLWLCEAAHVPVIWATQVLESLVKKGIPSRAEITDAAMSERAECVMLNKGDYILEAIEILDNVLMRMGQHQTKKMPQLRELYSWRN
- a CDS encoding SDR family oxidoreductase is translated as MSSQKIALVTGANKGIGLETVKQLAEKGVKVYLGSRDEARGQKAAESLRALGLDVTFVPLDMTNPAHFSALKSMLESSHGRLDILVNNAGIQIEDHTWSKNTTSTISQEILRETFETNFFGLVHLTHTLLPLIRKSDAGRIVNLTSILGSLTLHATPGSPIYETKTFAYNTSKAALNMYTIHLAHELQGTNIRVNAAHPGWVKTDMGTDAAPMNVTEGSKTSVDLALAGKDSPNGKYLHLESELPW
- a CDS encoding phage holin family protein — its product is MTRILLHWLVSASAIYITALFIKGIEVDNFWAAMAVAFVMGLFNAIVRPIILFFSMPLVILSLGLLIVIINGAFLYFASAVIEGFRVQSFWTACFGSVIISVFSFLLGWLIGLGKSDKEKK
- a CDS encoding glycosyltransferase family 4 protein, giving the protein MTNHSAAPSPKRILQIITVFSIGGATASMINIASGLKLRGYEVEIVTGKNISSEGDLFQEANARGLKVTVLPNFVKEVSPIKDLLTLFQLIRFIKSGSFDVVHTHTAKAGILGRLAAYIANVPTIFHSLHLLSFHRFQHPILRFVFIFLERLVIRFTTKVISVCQTMINAHLSAGIGKPEQYTVVFNSIQNKFFSHSLDSKERLREKFGNSLGIHQNDVVITNVSRITELKGQAFILQAAPSIVKSHPEVKFLFVGGGDYLPRIKEIVTKNNLSQHVILTGVVPPERVVELLQLSDIICHTSLHEGLPTVFQEAMALKKPLVSFNLDGAAEVISDGLNGFLIPASPVNDETISILEARLISLIENPSLRISFGEQAYHKTNPYFTQSYMTDKFLEIYDSAFQTK
- a CDS encoding phytanoyl-CoA dioxygenase family protein, producing the protein MPPITPNIPLTDLPEPLFSRALEALKLNDSQNSLIREFAQKGFLVIQPEIDLKTIEAAIEATKVACVSSEGKILERRVMDAWRKNASIKAIAAAPKIMEVLRLLYQRRPIPFQTLNFPIGTEQKTHSDTIHFNCYPRGFMCGVWVAFEDTDSENGALHYYEGSHRLPVYEMFDIGREGRAIQHSSQPEHYGYYESFIESFIDHQGFAKKELHLKKGEALIWASNLFHGGNPIKNPSRTRFSQVTHYYFENCMYYTPLTCDPYPGKIQLKPLIDIATGESISNQFNGKPVSIYLGQDFVSGFKQLGRILRSRFR
- a CDS encoding glycosyltransferase family 2 protein encodes the protein MKPKVAVLLSTYNGERFLLEQLNSILSQTYTPIDIFIRDDGSSDNTLSLLESFSSEHSQTTLFQEQNLGAAQSFFSLLAKPLDEYDYIAFSDQDDVWDPFKIEDSILKLKVIQSDTPAMYCSRFEIVSESLTHLAFSPVYHTVGFHNALVQNIATGCTVVINQAARQLILSQLPDQVIMHDWWIYLVVSAFGKVIYDPQSYVKYRQHQSNVVGTTSTFIGKMKRHWKSFRNGKSVIFKISGQATTFYSIFGSRLMPENKRLLELFLLGKSSVLGRFRLLFNRQLKRNSIIDNAILRIMISLNKY
- a CDS encoding methyltransferase domain-containing protein codes for the protein MNSIDRISLLLKNQGLSGVYQKILTKIFGKAILPNFKEHLGYFQGKSGIEIGGPSQIFRPNEPLPIYPLIGGLDGCNFSSETMWEGALSNEKPYQFHPGREGKQFISEASDLTHISTQSYDFLISSNCLEHIANPIKALREWIRVVKPQGAILVAVPNKDYCFDHRRPVTSFHHLLQDEAANMPETDMTHLEEILSLHDLSRDPLAGDFASFKARSEANFTYRGLHHHIFDMGLMKELFNYLQLRIVFTHKGGQDHVILGIKS
- a CDS encoding glycosyltransferase family 4 protein — protein: MKIHFLLPNSGEIPIGGIMVAYEYANRLVKRGHEVTLYHTPDMSAPFHWRFAHFLTRLIHLKGTYQPSGWFQISPEVKLKWIPFYHFLFISSADVIISTYWQTTEKASVFPQSKGNLYYLVQDYELYRSASPLLKEQMQQTFRGKQHNLPISPACETMILESGGRVFAMQPNGIDLTLFRLRNPVNALSRNAIGFPFRPELFKGTRDAIAALIEIHREFPHIPIWAFGSTKSPDLPNWVHYHFRPDFETLVTLYNQSMIFVTASHFEGWGLPGLESMACGAALVSTNHGGIAAYAEDGVNALLSPIQNPHQLTLQIRKLILDSSFRFSLVENALKCISNFDWERSVEKLLENISKV
- a CDS encoding flippase, with translation MLFLLFMNLKSLQKKLSEFHVRYQSLIENAGALFFLQMAGYVLPFVTFPYLTRVLGAETFGVFVFAQSVVQYFTLLTDYGFNLSATQQISIQRENSTALSKIFSTTIATKFLLFLMSEALLIILILFHPKLSLYREVILLTSLSLVGSVFFPIWFFQGIEKMRIITLLQVSGRVLYVVCILFFVQEPLDVRLASLFFSLSSIIPGALGFYYSFRLKPLSIILPNSTDIFQALQKGKVVFFSMAGASLFNNSNTFILGLFGSMEQVGLYSIAERIVRAFVMLSTPITQAIFPHSARLFSNSKESALQFLRKVLIGGSIFFFSLSVIVFSLAEWIVYLATGNFIPEAALLLRILSFLPFTIFADNIFGTQILLNIGQERTFTKVIFASGIFSLVSSLIFVPYFFGLATACIYFITEVIVFVWFAIAVKQFGFSIKLFRQ
- a CDS encoding glycosyltransferase, which gives rise to MISILICSIKPDLLEKAKANFTDTVGCEHEILFFDNRLPKLGICAVYNQLTKDAKYPLIAFMHEDVEIRTKGWGKEAIDFFQSHPNAGLLGPAGITFVGHRNFNHVNPYTTAINLVQEDLKSGIKHHSWKPDGVLDFFRVAAVDGCFMIAPKEVCLQHPFDEKTFDFFHLYDMDFSMQVLKTHQVFACTKWDVTHFSFGSYNTDQKKYHLRFIEKWKHHLPVFFPLFPHHRNHIIDTKVIEVYRYIQHRLFEYLPVYIRFLMKEFSLLSAPFEIFLSHLRLIKDLFQSFRRNALKKFLPVILITLCFSSFL